One window of Parasegetibacter sp. NRK P23 genomic DNA carries:
- a CDS encoding RagB/SusD family nutrient uptake outer membrane protein gives MKKIAFNIALAGTIFLGTGCNKMLDIKDPVNSITSGQVFQTDDQAAIALNGLYSYLINGGEQEAAAPFGTDLYSAGGITIASAHLADELYHPSLSGQYEYFAESAARLTLQNPGYSVKLWRTAYKGIFNANALIEGVNASTSKELTEAARKRVLGEALAVRAMSYFYLVNLFGAVPIATSIDFNTTQLLPSAPVAQVYDRIIRDLEDAAGYLAENYEGNNTERIRINKWYVKAMLARVYLFTKNYELAHRNADEVIGQTQLFGLEAPANVFSTTSREVIFQLKQNNNSFITGNATPEGYALTGKYLTPMLLNAFEPDDSRKAAWTYEIVATPFIPGGFSPAKYKLNARNYTVDGYRSEYYVVMRLAEMYLVRAEANLLNNGSKNNSIDDLNEIRQRSGLEPLPYSLTAQQAKDAVAQERRVELFAEWGHRWLDLKRTGKATEVLSQIGYKQPWSTHQSLYPIPTEEIKWANQLAQNDGYQ, from the coding sequence ATGAAAAAAATCGCTTTCAACATAGCCCTGGCGGGAACTATTTTCCTGGGTACAGGGTGCAACAAGATGCTGGATATTAAGGATCCGGTAAATTCCATCACCTCCGGCCAGGTCTTTCAAACGGACGACCAGGCGGCGATCGCGCTGAATGGATTGTACTCGTACCTGATCAATGGCGGAGAACAGGAAGCTGCGGCACCCTTCGGTACCGACCTGTACAGCGCCGGAGGCATCACGATCGCCTCGGCCCACTTAGCGGATGAACTTTACCATCCTTCACTCAGCGGACAATATGAGTATTTCGCGGAGTCGGCAGCCAGGTTAACACTACAAAACCCCGGCTATTCCGTAAAACTGTGGAGAACCGCTTACAAGGGCATCTTCAACGCCAACGCGCTGATCGAAGGAGTGAATGCTTCCACTTCAAAGGAACTTACGGAAGCCGCGAGGAAACGGGTACTGGGGGAAGCGCTTGCTGTAAGGGCGATGAGTTATTTCTACCTCGTAAACCTTTTTGGCGCTGTTCCGATTGCCACGTCGATCGACTTCAATACTACCCAATTGCTCCCTTCTGCTCCGGTCGCTCAGGTATATGACCGGATTATCCGCGACCTGGAAGACGCGGCGGGGTATCTTGCTGAAAATTATGAGGGCAACAATACGGAGCGGATACGCATCAATAAGTGGTATGTAAAAGCTATGCTGGCCAGGGTGTACCTGTTCACTAAAAACTATGAACTTGCCCATCGTAACGCCGATGAAGTGATCGGGCAAACCCAGTTGTTCGGCCTCGAAGCGCCGGCTAATGTGTTCTCTACCACCAGCAGGGAAGTGATTTTCCAACTGAAGCAGAACAACAATTCATTTATTACGGGCAACGCAACGCCGGAAGGGTATGCCCTCACCGGTAAATACCTCACCCCCATGCTGCTGAACGCATTTGAACCCGACGACAGCCGCAAGGCCGCATGGACCTACGAGATCGTCGCTACGCCATTTATCCCCGGAGGCTTTTCCCCGGCGAAGTATAAACTCAATGCCAGGAACTATACCGTGGATGGGTACAGGTCGGAATATTATGTGGTGATGCGGCTTGCCGAAATGTACCTGGTACGCGCCGAAGCCAACCTGCTGAACAATGGCAGCAAAAACAACAGCATAGACGATCTGAATGAGATCAGGCAGCGTTCCGGGCTGGAGCCGCTTCCGTATTCCCTTACTGCTCAGCAGGCGAAGGACGCGGTGGCGCAGGAAAGGCGGGTAGAACTTTTTGCGGAATGGGGGCACCGCTGGCTCGACCTGAAACGAACAGGTAAAGCCACTGAAGTACTGTCGCAAATAGGCTACAAGCAGCCCTGGAGTACGCACCAGTCGCTTTATCCCATCCCCACGGAAGAAATCAAATGGGCCAATCAGTTAGCTCAGAACGATGGCTACCAATAA
- a CDS encoding Gldg family protein, which produces MKVILNIARAELRYFFFSPIAWFVLILFLMSSAGIIMGNLASTALEQEAMLELRGDAFEGFLNAPLTRQVIGKSIVTILMIFFLFIPLLTMGVINREYAGGTMRLLQSSPVTNRQIVLGKFLGVYSFVCMMILLFVAVVAVLTFSVKNVEFLHIGAMILGFFLLAAMYVAVGMFISSLTSYPIVAGLGIFVVLTLFSAIGALFQGTDYVRDVTYFLSSSGRAETILSGLISTRDILYFISITSFFIVCTIFRTKSTTESKPWRVSAARYLGALTITVLILVGSSIHGYIGYLDVTRGKINTLHPNTREVFGKLDGSPLKITLYTNLLGNNLYQGLPEMRNKYLWDFWARYRRFYPNMEFDYVYYYDVRSGDSSVYKAYPGKTLEQIAEKYAEVNGADMSIYKKPEEIRRMIDLEGEDKSLIMQVEYKGKKTFLRTYLDPEIFPSERNISGSLLRLMNDTTPTFKFLAGHFERSPFKFGEREYGNHTVNKMSRNALINLGLNFDTITRAESVKFDPNEVLVISDPKTILDNALVDSVKRYVDQGGNAILYTEPGKQFIMNPILNHLGVNAEEGTIVQVNPHDLPHKFLGLITKKGTDLADEEPFFFYRNGVIKNCFTNIAGASLLTCSDTSGFKAEQLTTLESNTKTWVERGVLVVDSAAPTFNTSEGDYRIEAPYTVGLQLTRKKDDRLQKIIISSDADLMSSVKSNGKDYGNAFYSFTIDNKFPVYHHFPVPTDIWLTIGKAPAKVLKWVLQYCIPALLLVTGIILLIRRKRK; this is translated from the coding sequence ATGAAAGTTATACTGAATATAGCAAGGGCCGAATTAAGGTATTTTTTCTTTTCGCCCATCGCGTGGTTTGTCCTGATCCTTTTTCTGATGTCGAGCGCTGGTATCATCATGGGTAACCTGGCCTCAACGGCGTTGGAACAGGAAGCGATGCTGGAGCTGAGGGGCGATGCTTTCGAAGGATTCCTGAATGCACCGCTCACGCGCCAGGTGATCGGGAAAAGTATCGTAACCATCCTCATGATTTTTTTCCTGTTCATTCCCTTGCTGACCATGGGGGTGATCAACCGGGAGTATGCCGGGGGCACCATGCGGCTGTTGCAGTCTTCACCGGTCACCAACCGGCAGATCGTGCTCGGAAAGTTTCTCGGGGTGTACAGTTTCGTGTGTATGATGATCCTGCTTTTCGTGGCTGTTGTGGCCGTGCTGACCTTTTCCGTCAAGAATGTTGAGTTCCTTCATATCGGCGCCATGATCCTGGGTTTCTTCCTGCTGGCCGCCATGTATGTGGCCGTCGGCATGTTCATTTCCAGTCTTACCAGTTACCCCATTGTTGCCGGACTGGGGATATTTGTGGTGCTCACGCTCTTCTCGGCCATCGGCGCGCTGTTCCAGGGCACGGATTATGTGCGGGATGTTACGTACTTCCTTTCCAGTTCAGGCCGTGCCGAAACCATATTGTCCGGTTTGATCAGTACCCGGGATATCCTCTACTTCATATCCATCACCAGCTTTTTCATTGTCTGCACCATATTCAGGACAAAGTCCACCACCGAATCAAAACCATGGCGCGTATCGGCCGCAAGGTACCTCGGGGCTTTGACGATTACCGTGTTGATTCTTGTAGGCTCCTCTATTCACGGATACATCGGCTACCTGGATGTGACAAGGGGTAAGATCAACACCCTTCACCCAAACACCCGGGAGGTATTCGGCAAGCTGGATGGCTCTCCCCTGAAAATCACTTTATACACCAACCTGCTCGGCAATAACCTGTACCAGGGATTGCCGGAAATGCGGAACAAATACCTTTGGGATTTCTGGGCCAGGTACAGGCGGTTCTATCCCAACATGGAATTCGACTACGTGTATTATTATGATGTGCGTAGCGGCGACAGCAGTGTTTACAAGGCTTACCCGGGCAAAACGCTGGAGCAGATCGCGGAGAAATATGCCGAGGTGAATGGTGCCGATATGTCGATCTACAAAAAACCAGAGGAGATCAGGCGTATGATAGACCTGGAAGGCGAAGATAAAAGTCTGATCATGCAGGTGGAATACAAAGGGAAGAAAACTTTTCTCAGAACCTACCTTGACCCTGAAATCTTCCCCAGTGAACGCAATATATCCGGCAGCCTTTTACGGTTGATGAATGATACTACGCCCACTTTTAAATTTCTTGCGGGGCACTTCGAACGTTCGCCTTTTAAATTCGGAGAAAGGGAATACGGTAATCATACCGTGAACAAGATGTCAAGGAACGCCCTGATTAACCTGGGCCTGAACTTCGATACCATTACCCGTGCGGAATCTGTAAAGTTCGATCCGAATGAAGTATTGGTGATCTCTGATCCTAAAACCATACTGGACAATGCTCTGGTAGACAGCGTAAAGCGCTACGTCGATCAGGGCGGGAACGCCATTTTGTATACTGAACCAGGCAAACAATTCATCATGAATCCCATCCTGAACCACCTTGGGGTAAATGCCGAAGAAGGTACTATTGTACAGGTGAACCCGCACGACCTGCCACACAAATTCCTGGGGCTGATAACAAAAAAAGGAACGGACCTGGCCGATGAAGAACCTTTTTTCTTCTACAGGAACGGTGTCATCAAAAACTGTTTCACCAATATTGCCGGTGCCAGTTTGCTGACCTGCTCCGATACCTCCGGTTTTAAAGCAGAGCAACTCACCACATTGGAAAGCAATACAAAGACCTGGGTGGAAAGAGGCGTATTGGTGGTGGACTCCGCGGCCCCGACATTCAATACATCGGAAGGTGACTACAGGATAGAAGCGCCATACACCGTTGGATTGCAGCTCACCAGGAAAAAGGATGACCGGCTCCAGAAAATCATCATCTCCAGTGATGCAGACCTGATGTCGTCCGTCAAATCAAACGGAAAGGATTACGGTAACGCGTTCTACAGTTTCACCATAGACAATAAGTTCCCGGTATACCATCATTTTCCCGTACCGACAGACATCTGGCTTACCATCGGAAAAGCGCCGGCAAAAGTGTTGAAATGGGTACTGCAATATTGTATCCCGGCCTTGTTGCTGGTGACAGGGATTATACTGCTGATCCGTAGAAAACGAAAATAA
- a CDS encoding S41 family peptidase, which produces MKRFFASALLMFLFTTPVLAQQQPFKGFTRQDLKDDFTYAVDLLKRQHPNPYKFTDTVTFNRKMDSLMKRFDNDPSLLSALRYAPIQLFNDVHLKLDYNEDQVADIFYAMNHFPLATTNFGNRLIVNARGAAIPFGAEILSINKIPSGKLLSEIGYATYSDGFIGTGVDRTGNNLSLFLSLVFPDATSYEVVYKDFGARNPVTVQLKAVDAKTGYHHRNLGQLPFNTFLKRAYVTKEYLDGESTAILTVLTFMLQENVMYKELSSFFEEVKKRNIGNVIIDIRSNGGGNPNMSALLYSFVALKPFDNVFNYRTKNIKMHDPENMLNGNGAKMTDEEQAQTENFLKQRFDYDSAAGFFYGNARLNEGSVANYPPDKNNFKGSVYVLISGGTVSAATYFAALVKNNKRGLLVGTETGSGEASTTAAWFSTYTLPKTKCRLTVPMSEIYFMKAKNDNGRGCIPDRELSFEAYQRYIRADKDPEIQYTLDLIRAGTR; this is translated from the coding sequence ATGAAGCGATTTTTTGCATCCGCGCTTTTGATGTTCCTGTTCACTACACCTGTGCTGGCGCAACAACAACCCTTTAAAGGGTTTACCAGGCAGGACCTGAAAGATGATTTCACCTATGCTGTTGACCTGTTGAAGCGGCAGCACCCCAATCCATACAAATTTACTGACACGGTAACGTTTAACCGGAAGATGGATTCCCTGATGAAAAGGTTTGACAATGATCCCTCACTGCTGAGTGCCCTGCGTTACGCTCCCATACAATTGTTCAATGACGTACACCTCAAACTGGATTACAATGAGGACCAGGTGGCGGATATTTTTTACGCGATGAACCATTTTCCACTGGCCACGACCAATTTTGGCAACAGGCTCATTGTTAACGCCCGTGGCGCTGCCATACCTTTCGGCGCGGAAATTTTGAGCATCAACAAAATCCCCTCGGGTAAACTCCTGAGTGAGATCGGTTATGCCACTTACAGCGATGGTTTTATTGGAACCGGGGTGGACCGGACCGGTAATAACCTGAGTTTGTTCCTTAGCCTGGTATTTCCCGATGCCACCAGCTACGAGGTGGTATACAAGGATTTTGGCGCCAGGAACCCCGTTACCGTGCAACTCAAAGCCGTGGACGCCAAAACGGGTTACCACCACCGCAACCTCGGCCAGCTTCCTTTCAACACCTTCCTGAAGCGGGCCTATGTGACCAAAGAATACCTTGACGGGGAATCCACCGCGATATTGACCGTCCTTACTTTTATGCTCCAGGAAAATGTGATGTACAAAGAACTGAGCAGCTTTTTTGAAGAGGTGAAGAAGCGGAACATCGGGAACGTGATCATCGATATCCGTTCCAACGGCGGCGGCAACCCGAACATGTCCGCGTTGTTGTATTCGTTTGTGGCATTGAAGCCTTTCGACAATGTATTCAATTACCGGACGAAGAACATCAAAATGCACGATCCCGAAAATATGTTGAATGGCAACGGTGCAAAAATGACGGATGAAGAACAAGCCCAAACCGAAAATTTCTTAAAGCAGCGTTTCGATTACGACAGCGCGGCGGGCTTCTTTTATGGCAACGCCCGCCTTAATGAAGGTTCTGTAGCCAACTATCCCCCGGATAAGAATAATTTTAAAGGTAGCGTGTATGTGTTGATCAGTGGTGGCACGGTAAGTGCCGCCACTTACTTTGCCGCACTGGTGAAGAACAACAAACGCGGTTTGCTCGTTGGCACGGAAACCGGTAGCGGAGAAGCTTCTACCACCGCAGCCTGGTTCAGCACCTATACATTGCCCAAAACAAAATGCAGGCTCACGGTGCCTATGAGTGAAATCTATTTTATGAAAGCTAAAAACGACAACGGAAGAGGGTGTATTCCTGACCGGGAACTCAGTTTTGAAGCATACCAGCGCTATATCCGTGCTGATAAAGATCCGGAAATACAATACACCCTTGACCTGATCCGGGCTGGAACACGGTAG
- a CDS encoding DNA mismatch repair protein codes for MSFKIDRQSVEELNLMGKFRQGSVYALFNKVRTRIGEKLMDEMFAHPLTSAPDINRRTAIFRFYEQEGIAFPFEADQVALMREFIDAGGGKSQAMTMVDTCVMKLLAGITKDNRYKNTLLQLQATIVTLKQCFALLQLLKRNDSPLEDRVSGLLGIMRHDGLRKVLDSDIYKPMSAGTVAAYHHLLRNVLQGEMKDVLRFIAETDVYIAVSQVSREKGFCYAQALDKDQNLLHASDLRHPCIAKAVGNDIMMREGSNVVFLTGANMAGKSTWMKSIGIAMYMAHIGFPVAAAEMVFSVREGIFSSINVADNIAMGYSHFYAEVVRVKEAALAAATGESLLLMFDELFKGTNVKDAFDGTLAVTRGFAEYTNCLFIVSTHIIEVGEELNDLPNVQFCFMPTILEGKIPKYTYALQQGITEDRQGMMIIHNEGIIDLINTI; via the coding sequence ATGAGTTTTAAGATAGATCGCCAATCGGTAGAAGAGCTGAACCTGATGGGAAAGTTCCGGCAGGGCTCGGTGTATGCGCTTTTTAACAAGGTCAGAACACGCATAGGGGAGAAGCTGATGGATGAAATGTTTGCCCATCCGCTTACCAGTGCGCCGGACATTAACCGGCGAACAGCCATATTCCGCTTCTATGAGCAAGAGGGGATTGCGTTTCCATTCGAAGCGGATCAGGTGGCACTCATGCGTGAATTCATTGATGCCGGGGGAGGGAAATCGCAGGCCATGACAATGGTAGATACCTGTGTAATGAAGCTGCTGGCCGGTATTACCAAAGACAATCGTTACAAAAATACCCTGCTTCAACTACAGGCTACTATTGTGACCCTGAAGCAGTGCTTCGCGTTGTTGCAGTTGTTGAAACGAAATGACAGTCCATTAGAGGACCGGGTGTCGGGTTTACTGGGCATTATGCGGCACGATGGTCTCCGGAAGGTGCTGGACAGTGATATCTACAAGCCAATGTCGGCGGGAACCGTTGCGGCATATCATCACCTGCTGCGCAACGTGCTACAGGGGGAAATGAAAGATGTGCTGCGGTTCATCGCGGAAACTGATGTCTACATCGCCGTAAGCCAGGTGTCCCGTGAAAAAGGGTTTTGTTACGCGCAGGCGTTGGATAAAGACCAGAACCTGCTCCATGCCAGCGATCTCCGGCATCCCTGTATTGCCAAAGCTGTAGGGAATGACATCATGATGCGGGAAGGCAGCAATGTTGTTTTCCTCACCGGCGCCAACATGGCTGGCAAATCCACCTGGATGAAGTCTATAGGTATTGCCATGTACATGGCGCATATTGGTTTCCCCGTGGCGGCCGCTGAAATGGTTTTTTCAGTACGTGAAGGTATTTTTTCCAGCATCAATGTGGCCGACAACATCGCTATGGGGTACAGTCATTTCTACGCGGAAGTGGTAAGGGTAAAAGAAGCCGCGCTGGCAGCGGCCACGGGCGAAAGCCTGTTGCTGATGTTTGATGAACTGTTTAAAGGAACGAATGTTAAGGATGCTTTTGACGGCACCTTGGCGGTTACCAGGGGCTTCGCGGAATATACCAATTGCCTTTTCATTGTATCCACGCATATCATTGAAGTCGGAGAAGAACTGAACGATCTGCCGAACGTACAGTTTTGTTTCATGCCCACCATCCTGGAAGGAAAAATACCCAAGTACACCTATGCTTTACAACAAGGCATCACCGAAGACCGTCAGGGTATGATGATCATCCACAATGAAGGCATCATAGACCTTATCAATACAATTTAA
- a CDS encoding ABC transporter ATP-binding protein, producing the protein MHAILKVENLSHKYASSWAIREINFEINATGVVGLLGSNGAGKSTTMNIICGTLLQTEGDVRINGLSMKDDPIAYKKQIGFLPQQAPLYLDFTVQEYLEYAAQLRLIEKHAIKQAVEEVLEKTSITQMRNRLIKNLSGGFRQRVGIAQAIINKPRVVILDEPTNGLDPNQIIEARKLIKEIAKDRAVLLSSHVLSEINLLAREIVMIESGQVVFSDTLDAFNNILQPNTMVVRMLNMPEPDELLAIADVQRVELLSDHKCRIHFQPNEDLAERIVRKSAEKNWRLTAIHAESSGIDDVFKQLSSSSTLQ; encoded by the coding sequence ATGCACGCAATACTGAAGGTGGAGAACCTATCGCATAAGTATGCCAGTTCCTGGGCTATCCGGGAAATTAATTTCGAGATCAATGCCACCGGTGTGGTAGGGCTGCTTGGCTCTAACGGCGCTGGGAAGTCTACAACTATGAACATCATTTGCGGTACCCTGCTGCAGACGGAAGGGGATGTGCGCATCAATGGGTTGAGCATGAAAGACGATCCTATCGCTTACAAGAAACAGATCGGTTTTCTGCCGCAGCAGGCACCGCTCTACCTCGACTTCACCGTGCAGGAATACCTGGAGTATGCCGCCCAGTTGAGGTTGATAGAAAAGCATGCGATTAAACAGGCGGTGGAAGAGGTGCTGGAAAAAACATCCATTACGCAGATGCGCAACCGGCTCATCAAAAACCTGTCCGGCGGGTTCCGGCAACGGGTAGGCATCGCGCAGGCCATCATCAATAAGCCACGCGTAGTGATCCTGGATGAACCCACCAATGGCCTCGACCCCAATCAGATCATCGAAGCCCGTAAGCTGATCAAGGAAATCGCGAAGGATCGAGCGGTGTTGTTGTCCTCACACGTATTGTCGGAAATCAACCTGCTTGCGCGGGAGATCGTGATGATCGAATCGGGACAGGTTGTATTTTCTGATACCCTGGATGCTTTCAACAATATTCTGCAGCCCAATACCATGGTGGTGCGGATGTTGAACATGCCCGAACCTGACGAACTCCTTGCCATTGCTGATGTGCAACGGGTAGAACTGCTGTCCGACCACAAATGCAGGATCCATTTCCAGCCCAATGAGGACCTGGCCGAAAGAATCGTCAGGAAAAGCGCGGAAAAAAACTGGCGCCTCACCGCTATCCATGCGGAATCTTCCGGCATCGACGATGTGTTCAAACAATTATCATCTTCTTCAACCTTACAGTAA
- a CDS encoding DNA mismatch repair protein: MYLQTDVQTMEDLRLFSKGDIQGIYDIYNNAYTRGGQAILETMFRKPLNDRAAIQQRINTISAFVKTKASFPFDGTMLDAVEKYISFDDNQEGGAKITLSEKETHAGVAAVVQLFHAMRAYMSTDALCKLKELEVDRQAVHALLQDPVFTPVLQERPDARLSFAAVTAFDVLIRRKEKQKVIRLLQFVYQIDVYISVAQVARQYGLVFPEVQAKGAGVLQVEGVYHPLLKNAVANTLEMGPSRNLVFLTGANMAGKSTFLRSFSTAVYIAHMGFPVAAAAMKFSVLDGIYTTINLPDNLGIGASHFYAEVLRVKKIGQELSTGKSLFVLFDELFRGTNVKDALEGTIAVCGAFTNRKDSKFIISSHIIEAAEALKQKPGTAFYFLPTIMKGNVPEYTYTLQEGVTNDKHGMLIINNEGVLEILKQGNKTGKSLNKQS, translated from the coding sequence ATGTATTTGCAGACAGATGTACAGACGATGGAGGATTTGCGCTTGTTCTCAAAAGGAGACATACAAGGCATTTACGATATATACAACAACGCCTACACCCGCGGAGGGCAGGCCATTTTGGAAACGATGTTCCGGAAGCCCTTGAATGATAGGGCTGCCATACAACAACGGATCAATACGATTTCCGCCTTCGTAAAAACAAAAGCTTCTTTTCCTTTCGACGGAACCATGCTGGACGCTGTGGAGAAATACATCAGCTTTGATGACAACCAGGAGGGAGGCGCAAAAATAACGTTAAGCGAAAAAGAGACGCATGCCGGTGTGGCAGCGGTTGTACAACTGTTTCATGCCATGCGGGCATACATGTCCACAGATGCCCTTTGCAAGCTGAAGGAGCTCGAAGTTGACCGGCAGGCGGTGCATGCTTTACTACAGGATCCGGTTTTCACCCCGGTGTTGCAGGAACGGCCCGATGCACGGCTCTCCTTCGCTGCCGTAACTGCTTTTGATGTATTGATCAGGAGAAAAGAAAAGCAAAAGGTAATAAGGCTGTTGCAGTTTGTCTACCAGATTGACGTGTACATTTCCGTGGCGCAGGTGGCCCGGCAATACGGACTGGTGTTCCCGGAAGTACAAGCCAAAGGAGCCGGTGTGTTGCAGGTGGAAGGTGTGTACCATCCACTCCTGAAAAACGCTGTAGCCAATACCCTTGAAATGGGGCCATCCCGTAACCTGGTATTCCTCACCGGGGCCAATATGGCGGGGAAGTCTACCTTTCTGCGTTCCTTCAGCACAGCGGTGTACATTGCCCACATGGGTTTTCCGGTGGCCGCTGCTGCTATGAAGTTCTCCGTGCTGGACGGTATTTATACCACCATCAACCTGCCGGACAACCTGGGGATTGGCGCCAGCCATTTTTACGCGGAAGTATTGCGGGTAAAAAAAATAGGACAGGAACTCAGTACGGGAAAATCGCTTTTTGTTTTGTTCGATGAACTGTTTCGCGGCACGAACGTGAAAGATGCACTGGAAGGCACCATCGCCGTTTGCGGCGCCTTCACGAACCGGAAAGATAGTAAGTTCATCATTTCATCGCATATCATAGAAGCCGCTGAGGCATTGAAACAAAAGCCAGGCACCGCGTTTTATTTTCTCCCCACCATCATGAAGGGGAATGTACCCGAATACACCTACACCTTACAGGAAGGCGTTACCAACGACAAACACGGTATGCTCATCATCAACAATGAAGGGGTCCTGGAAATTTTAAAGCAGGGAAACAAAACAGGTAAAAGCCTAAACAAGCAATCATGA